The genomic interval GTGTCAACTAATTAAGTATtcatgtattattttatttgttaggTGTGACAAAACTTGAAAGAAAATCTATTTATAATACTGAATACTTCAAGaactttttttataaaaaaattcagAGGCTACAATAATACATAAGGCACTAGTTAAGTATCCATgtattattttgtttactaAGTGTGACAAAACTTAACATAAAACCTATTTATAATACTGAATACTTCAaaacattttttataaaaaaattcagAGGTCACAATAATACATAAGACACTAGTTAAGTATCTGCATTATTTTGTTTGCTAGGTGTGACAAAACTTACAGAAAACCTATTTATAATACTGAATAGTTCAAGAaccttttttataaaaaaattcagAGGCCACAATAATACATAAGCAAAAAAGTCCTCCATAAATATATTATCACCttattttgctttttttttttttttaattataatttatttagtccaaaaattcaaaaataataatataaggaagaaggagaagaagaagaagtcatAATAGTTCAGGTGAAATTTTCCATTTAAAAAGTCTCAATCTCATAATACAAAACATCCCAAAGTCGAATCCCATCAACCTACGCCACCTGACCAACAAAACATACTCAAATCCATAAAACTCTTTTTCTTTACTTCAAATCCATAAAGAATGGAACTTTCTCAACTTACTCATCAAACTCCTCTTACccttttcttcttcctctgtTTCATcttcaccaccaccaccattgcCGACGATGAATCAGCCGCCATGGCAGACCTTCTGGCCTCAATCTCTCCCACCCCATTAAGCTGGTCAAACTCGGTCAACTACTGTGATAATTGGAAAGGAATCGAGTGCAGTTCCTCTGGAAAAGTCACCACCATTAACTTAGCTAATCACTCTCTAATGGGAACTCTCCCTTCAAATCTTAATTCTCTCAAAAAACTCACTTTTCTTAATTTACAAGGCAATTCCTTAAATGGGTCTTTGCCTTTGTTATCTAATCTCTCTTTACTCAAACAAATCTATCTTGATAGTAACAATTTCACTTCAGTACCTTCTGGATGTTTCCAAGGACTTAAAAGTTTGTTAACTTTAAGTATGAGCCAGAATTCAAATCTCAATCCTTGGCAATTTCCAACTGAACTTGTTGATTCATCCAACTTGGTTACTCTATCAATCTCTAGCTGTAACATGTTTGGTTCAATACCAGATGTTTTTGATTCATTTCCCAATTTGGAAATCTTAAAGCTTTCGAAAAATCGTTTGACAGGATCTTTACCACAAAGTTTTGCTGTAACAAATATTCGAATCCTCTGGCTCAATGGTCAGCAGAGAGGTTTGTCTGGTACCATTGATGTGTTATCGAAAATGACAAAGTTGTACCAAGTTTGGCTACAAGAGAATCAAATGACAGGTCCGATCCCAAACCTTTCGAAATTGGACACCCTTTTTGATCTTCAACTTCGCGATAATGTCTTCACAGGTAATGGTGGCAATTCGTGTTCACGAGTCGTATTTGTATTGTGTAAAAACTTAAGTAATTACAAGCAAATATGAAACTCAAACTCGACTCATTTATTATTCTGTTCAAAACTAAAACACTTATTTATAAACGGGTTGACCTGactagacctgtttaacttatTTACATAACCAACTTTAACATATTTAGAAACAATTTAACATGATTATGTCTTATTTAACTTAATAAGAGTGCGTCATTTTTGAGTTGTATTATCGTGTCTGATCCATTTTGCTGTCCTTATTCGCAGGCGCAGTTCCGAACACTCTGATGTCTATTTCGAGCTTGCGAAATGTCACACTATCTAACAACATGTTGCAAGGTCCTCTCCCTTCATTTCCATCGACATTAACCAATGTTGATCTCACCGGCACTAATAGCTTTTGTAAAGACACTTGGGGACCTTGTGATGATCAAGTCATGACTTTGCTTGAAGTTGCTAAAGATTTGGGGTACCCTTTGGAATTAGCAAACTCATGGAAAGGAAATGATGCTTGTGATAATTGGAAGTATGTTGATTGTGATTATTCAGTtgggaataataataataataataataatagtaataatgttGTAAGTGTTGATTTTCAAAGGTGGCAATTGTCTGGATTGATATCCCCTGCTTTTGGTAATCTCACAACTTTGAGAAGTTTGTTTTTGAATGATAATAATCTCACTGGTTCCATACCATTTAGCTTGACCCTTTTGACTCAACTTGAAATTCTTGATGTTTCTAATAACAATCTTTCTGGGGTGATTCCTATTTTTCCACCCAAAGTGAAGTTAATTACTTTTGGTAATCCTTTATTGAAGAAATCAAGGAACTTGAGAAAAGGTAATGACATTGCTGCCATTATGTTATTTTCTGGTCTTTTGTGTTAAgatgtttttttatgttatgaTCAATGATTTGTATGTTTTCTTAAAGAGCTGTTATCTCAAAGTAAAGTGCTTacattatttctttcttttttgcaGTTAAAGAAAGAAAGATTGTGCTTAAAGCAGCTTTAGGTAAAGTTATTCCTTAATCTCCTCTTTCTGTAATTTGGGCCTACTTAACTTTTTATCTTCTAACAACCAAATGAGAACACATTATTATTAGGTAGTTATAACTAAATTACTACTCGTAAACCcatgatagaattttcttaattgaataaatattatgtaTGTGATTAAAAtctatctaaaaaaaattactactcATAATAATTAGGGAGTGTTTAGTATGAGGAGTTCAAAATAATCAGATATTGAAATATTAAAATGGAGAATATGATTGTATGAAAGTTTATGTTTGTGTTTGATTATGCATGAGAATATTTAGTtagattaatattaattaaagaataatttgcagtataaatatttaagttgaactCCCAGTTGTAAATAagtatttaagtttaatttttatccACGTGTctttttttattgatatatttaaactaaataataatttttttaaaaaataaaaatttaataatttggaCTAATCAAGAATAACTACATGACAATTTATTTAACACTTAACAGCAGCCAGGTATCTACAGAAGTTTCAaaattattacttatatattattaccgtaaaaaattaaacttaagtatttatttataactgagagttaaacttaaatatttataccgtaaattattcttaattaaattacattgtttaaaatgttagtttaaaattattaaaatgtaaattcattaattGTATGGAGATTGAAAGGAAGGTTTTAAAATTACCCTTTTTGGCACTTAAAACAGTCTAACCTCAAATATTGAAATGAGTGTCATTTGTTTCCTATAATTAACAGCTACAACAGCATCTGTAATTGGGGTACTCATGATTTTCTTGGTCTTATGCTGGAGAAAGCTTTCATGTTTGAGAAAGGAGAAAAATCCTGCTCAGAGAAGTATTGAGGATTTTCTAAGGAGCTGTGGACCACTTCAAGTTAGAAGATACAGTTATTCTGAGGTTAAGAAAATGACCAATTCCTTCAAAGAAAAATTAGGCCAAGGAGGCTTTGGTAGTGTCTACAAAGGAAAAATCTTACAAGATGGCTCACTTGTTGCTGTGAAACTTTTACATGAATTAAAAACAAATGGAGAAGAATTCATCAATGAAGTTGCAACCATAAGTAGAACTTCACATGTCAACATTGtctctttgttgggtttttgtTTTGAGGGTACTAAGAAAGCTCTCATCTATGAATTCATGGCCAATGGATCTCTTGAGAGGTTTGTCTTTGAAGATAATAATAAATTGGATTGGGATACAAATTATCAAATCTCACTTGGGATTGCTAGAGGATTAGAGTACTTACACCGCGGTTGCAACACAAGGATTTTGCATTTCGATATTAAGCCTCACAATATTCTTCTCGACGCAGATTTTGTGCCCAAAATCTCTGATTTCGGGCTAGCCAAGATTTGTAACAAAAAAGAAAGTCTAATCTCTGTGTTGGGTTTAAGAGGGACTATTGGCTATATTGCTCCTGAAGTGTTTAGTAGAGTGTTTGGTGGGGTGTCATATAAGTCTGATGTTTATAGTTATGGAATGATGGTTCTTGAAATTGTGGGAGGGAGAAAAAATGTTAATGTTAGAGTTGAAAATAGTAGTGAAATATATTTTCCTCATTGGGTTTATAATAGACTTGAGTTAGATGAAGAGTTTAGTTTGAAGAGAATAAGCAATGAAGAAGATAGAGTTAAAGTGAGAAAAATGATCATAGTGAGTTTGTGGTGCATACAAACTGACCCTTCATGTAGGCCAACAATGAGTAAAGTGATAGAAATGTTGGAAGGGAGTGTTGATTTTTTGGAATTACCACCTAAGCCTTTCTTGTCTTCACCTTCAAAATTTACACCAGCTGATCAATCCTCTTCTTCTACATCACCACTTTCTCATTCCTATACCTCATTTTTGTAGTGGCAAAGTTGAAAAAGAAGTAATGAGTTTTCTTCTATTTGTGTTTATGAAACAAGTTGTAAATACTTATGATACCAAAACAAGTTGTAGTAACAAGACAATGTTTAATCTTGAAAGTATGTATAGTTTTTACAATTggattcttgaaattgaaaGAGGATTTTAGTTAGTTCTAATTTAATGATAATAGTAATCAGCTAAAATAATAGTTTGAGATGTCTCGTTGGAGACATGATAaggattagaattagaaaaacgaGTCAAATAATTAGTCACCTAATTCCTAGATCGTTTgacaaacaaattaaaaattaaataagatgaaaataattacaGCATTACAATTAACTTTAAGAACACctatattcaattttaattatcgCTCAGAATACATAACAGTAGAAACTATTTAGCAAGTTCATTCAACCTCGTAGCTTGaagcactcaactattgtgcaAGGTAAGTAACTTCACTACTAACAACCCTTTTTGTCAAATTTGTTAATCTTAACCACTAACAACGATTTGATGACGAGATATTGAAGAATAAAAAAGAACCAACAACGAAACAAAGCAAAACAAAACAAGATCATGTTACAGAGAACTCAAAACTATATCACAGAAACAAGATTAAAACACACAAAATTATGTCACATAGACAAAATTAAAACACACAAAATCATATCATAAAGACAAAATTAATCGCAGTAGGTAAAATCAAATCGCAATAGCAAAACACAAACCCAACCAAATAGTACCCATGCTTAAAGAAGGCCGGCGAATCTGGCCCGAGTTTTATAAGATATATTTAATAGATTAACCAGAATTTTGAATGTAGAAGGGTTAgaaatttataacaaaattaaggGACTAATTACTAATTCAGTACTACATATACAGTGTACTTAATGATAGTAATTATTCTCCACTCctgcataaatatataataagaaaagtCCACTTCTTAcacattcacaattacaatccAAGACCCAAATTCCAAATCTTAAACCcacttttgaaaaaaattcaagaaCAACCATGCCAAAGtaataattgaaaatagaaCATAAAATTGTACCAACCAAAGGTTTAGAGTACTAAGCAAACCAAAAGATTTGACTTGACTTAAGACTCACAAGCACTGTTGGCCACTTTTAGTTTGGTAGTATTAAATATGGAGAAATTCTAAAAGGCACCATTagtctaataatttttttggtatTATAGTGTCATATCTAGGGCTGAACATTTTGAGCGGGTTTGATCTGAACCCGAGCAACCCACCCGAATCCGAACTGGTTAAcccgcaaaaaaaaaattttaaaaaagtttcgggcgggttgggttcaacccggtacgtacccttcgggtgggttggcgggttgagattttaggggtaccgggtttcgggttgaacccgcgaacccgcccgccaacccaatttataaatatattatatatatgttttttttattactatttttatatatatataatatggactttagatttttatggactatggatattggatatggatgtattttgaaatattttagttttcacttttatcatgattcatgaacatgaatatgaagtttgatttgaatttttgataaataggttgtttgtttgttggttggattgattaatgtattttttcttcaatagtagatactatgaacaaattgttatgttatatatgcttaatttaataaataaaaaaaataattatttgaataaaaaattaattttttaaagagttgaccgagttgactgagttgaccgggtcaacccgccaacccgctaaACCCGACCAaccgaaacccgccaacccgtgccctattcgggtccgggttcggtttCATTTTTTTGAACCCAAAACccgtgaacccgaaacccgccaacccgaaacccggtaaTCCCGCCCGATGTTCAGCCTCATATCTCTATTATATCTCTattggtataattaagtatcaagtTCTATATATTGTTAGCCAATTGTATAGCATCTCagcatcatttcaaaataatattaaatactaCTAGTAACCAATAATaatgttttatatatgtatataaataatattttactaccccaaattaaatttaagtatttatgtggtaaataatatatttacatatatatttttttgttggacTGGCCACGCGCCACTACCAACCATGCAATGGCATCATTGACAAAATGAACACGGATTGGAAATTTGAACAAAAATACTGTTATTTAGTGGCACTTTGGTATGGTGTTGGGAAACAAGCCGAGTAAAAAGTGAGTGGAAATTTCAAAGTAAGAATGCTCATTGAAACTTAACAAGAGTCAAAGGATATACTTACTACATACTCATCTTCACTTCTCCACGACTACactcatcttcatcttcaagtGTCAATATGAAAATCGTCTTCTTCTCTCTCCTATTATCACTgttaatatttttcattttcaatTTCGATAATTACTCAGTTGAAGCAGCATCAGACCCTTACTACGAATCTTGCATAGTCCCCAAAATTTGTGGAAACCAAACAATAAGCTTCCCTTTCTTCATTCAAGGCCAACAACAGCCTTACTGCGGTTACCCTGGCTTCAATCTCACGTGCGACTCACGTGGCCGCTCCATTATCAGTGTCTCCTCCCAAAACTACGTCGTTTTACAAATCTTTTACCAAAACCAATCCATTATCGTATCAAACGCTGCGTTTTTGGATCTTCACGATGAACAAGCCTGTTTCCCTTTTATACGGAACTTAACTAATCTCTCCCCTGATTTCAAGATCGCCGATACGGATGATGATCGGAACAGTGTGGTTTTGCTCTATAATTGTCAATCTTCTCCGATTATGAAGAACAGGATCGGTTGTTACGCAGAGAATCGTACCAATTCTGTTTTGGCTTTTTACGAAAGCCAAGAAGACGAATTGTTTGAGGCGTCGAAAATGTGTGGAACCAGAAATGTGACAGTGGTAAATACGACGGTAGCAATGGGGTATAGTGAGAAGATTGAAGGAAATTTAAGGATGAGAGATGTGGTGAGGAGTGGGTTCATGCTTAATTGGATAGCTAGTAACTGTAGCGCATGTGAGGAAAGCGGTGGGAGGTGTGGATTCCTTCGGCATATCTATCACTTCAGATGCTTTTGCCGTGACAGACCTCACGCCTTGAAGTGTTTTCCGGTGACGGCGGCGGCGGGTTAGTTTTTCTTCAACCACTCATtttcacctttttttttttttaattttttttttttataattatctctttttttattttgtttttggttttaCCATTTTTATTTTGGGTTTTGCATGCCTACCATATTTGACCCAAATAATTGAGTCGCATTGATAACGTTGAACTTAGTTTGTACACAAAAATTAATGAATAATTTTCGTAATTGCAaaccactaataataataataataatgtgtcAAAATTGTTACCTTATATTTCCAATTGATCATAACTCACATCCCATAAAtcttttagaaaaaatactaaaattatgATTTAGTTTGGGTTGAGTATGTATTTCAATGCCTCTCTTGATTGAAATATGCCGCAGTTCACGTGGgaagatattaaaaaattaattatcttgTCAGAAATAAAATGGCATGATAATAATGATGAGTAAATATAAAATTGTAATAAGTAATAAGTAATGATTTGCctaaaatatgatttatttttactaCTCTCTCCCACTTGTTGGGGGATTCCTTTGGGATATCTATCATTTCAGATGCTTCTGCCTAAAATTGTAATCATTCGCTTTTTGATGGAACTGGTATTTCTAGTGTAATTAATTTGGATCAACTATGTAGATGCAAAAATTAAGAGCTATTGCCATTTATAACCTGGAAGGTGATTCTCTACAATACACAGTGTATACTCATTTATAcatttacaaaaaaatttagtcaaattttctcattttttctataatagttatttaaaaatttaagaaattaaaaataatttataatataaaaagtaatgttcaaacagtttatttaaaataaaagaatccTACAACATACAATTTAAGCTTTATTTTTGGcgtattaatttttcaaaatttcttaaaaatttacaagtatAGGAgactgaaaaaaaattaaactcaaaaaattatTGTAGTAATTAAGTAAGGTTACACTAATTTGGTGtagaattttttactttttgtgcAATAACTCCATTAACTTGATAAAATAGTGCACTATTGGAAATGATCTAATTCTAACCCTCATTTTTTTCCTTTGTTTTTTTATCTAtgtgttgttttattttttgtattgaaCAACCCATGTTTTCTTGGTAAATTCAGGAAGGAAAGGAATGCGTGGAACGAGATTGGGACTCGGACTAGGTAAATATAAAACAACGACACCATCTCAATTTGATTCATAAGATTTTTGATTTATTTGTATCATTCTGATAAACCAAGAAGTACCTAACGCATCATTCGGCCAAATCAAAAACATATAGATTGAGTCCTAAGCACATGATCTTTTAATAAAATCTTAGTCTTATCTTTAGTCCTAGTCGTCAGGGAATAAGTTAGTCCTGCAATGTATgcaaagttatttatttatttttttagttttaacaaTAGGGAAAGTTGTTAGAAGTTGGGTGTATTTAAACTCATTATGAATAAAGAAAAGGGCAGCTTTTGAATCCTAATAGTGTGGTCTGTTCTCACCCGAAAagaataacaatatatatatatattcatacagCTGTGATTGGGACCTAtcattggtatcagagctggtTTCAATGGCAACCAATAAAGAGAGAATTGAAGCATTAGAAGCTGGACTTGCTGGAGTCCTCACGGGAATCTAGAGACTTAAGGAATCGGCCGGTCGGTTAACAGACTTCATTCACAAAAATGTAGACAATTCAAACAACAACACTAGCGGACGTGGGCCACCTCGGACACAACAGGAAGAGAGCGATGGCAGCCGGCAATCATATTCGTCAAAAATGGCAAAACTAGAGTTTCCAAAATACTCTGGTGATGATCCCACGGAATGGTTCAATCGGGTTGCACAGTTTTTTGAATTTCAGGGCACAATGGACAATCAAAAGGTTTCTCTAGCCTCTTTTCATATTGAGGGAGAAGCAAATCAATGGTGGCAATGGCTACGACGCGCGTACGAAGAGGAAGGTCGTATGGTGACTTGGGACACATTCAAGGAAGAATTGTGGGCTCGTTTTGGACCAACTGATTGTGAAGATTTTGATGAAGCTCTGTCAAAAATTTGCCAAACTGGATCCCTTCGTGACTACCAAAAAGAGTTCGAGAGGCTGGGTAATCGTGTTGACGGCTGGTCACAAAAGGCTCTTGTGGGAACATTCATGGGAGAATTACGATCAGAAATTTCGGAAGCTATTCGAATGTTCAAACCAAAAACTTTGAAGAACGCCATAAGCTTAGCTCGCATGAAAGACGAACAACTACAGCGCCAACAGAGGTTTTACCGCGCTCCCCCATCAACTTCTCGTCCTTCGCTCATTACTTCGGCTGCCACTAAGACTTCAGCTATCAAGAAGTTGTCTAGGAGGAGATGCAAAGAAGGCGTGCACAAGGATTGTGCTTTAACTGTGATGAAAAATTCTCAGTGGGACATAAATGCAAGGGATCTCAACTTCTTCTACTGGAGGgacatattgaagaagaagctgaAGAACACAATATGGAAACCAAATATGACGTTCCGATGGACTCCGAAATTTCACTACATGCTTTAACAGGATGGACAGCAGCAAAAACCATGCTTGTAACAGCCAAAATTGGAAATTGTGAAGTGATGCTACTAATCAATAGCGGTTCAACACATAATTTCATCAAGGTTGTTTCATCCTTGCAGCTACCTATAATGCCCACCAAGCCATTTCATGTACGCGTTGCCAACGGACCGCCATTAAAATGCCAAGGGAGATTAGACCA from Cannabis sativa cultivar Pink pepper isolate KNU-18-1 chromosome 4, ASM2916894v1, whole genome shotgun sequence carries:
- the LOC133036607 gene encoding receptor protein kinase TMK1-like, whose product is MELSQLTHQTPLTLFFFLCFIFTTTTIADDESAAMADLLASISPTPLSWSNSVNYCDNWKGIECSSSGKVTTINLANHSLMGTLPSNLNSLKKLTFLNLQGNSLNGSLPLLSNLSLLKQIYLDSNNFTSVPSGCFQGLKSLLTLSMSQNSNLNPWQFPTELVDSSNLVTLSISSCNMFGSIPDVFDSFPNLEILKLSKNRLTGSLPQSFAVTNIRILWLNGQQRGLSGTIDVLSKMTKLYQVWLQENQMTGPIPNLSKLDTLFDLQLRDNVFTGAVPNTLMSISSLRNVTLSNNMLQGPLPSFPSTLTNVDLTGTNSFCKDTWGPCDDQVMTLLEVAKDLGYPLELANSWKGNDACDNWKYVDCDYSVGNNNNNNNNSNNVVSVDFQRWQLSGLISPAFGNLTTLRSLFLNDNNLTGSIPFSLTLLTQLEILDVSNNNLSGVIPIFPPKVKLITFGNPLLKKSRNLRKVKERKIVLKAALATTASVIGVLMIFLVLCWRKLSCLRKEKNPAQRSIEDFLRSCGPLQVRRYSYSEVKKMTNSFKEKLGQGGFGSVYKGKILQDGSLVAVKLLHELKTNGEEFINEVATISRTSHVNIVSLLGFCFEGTKKALIYEFMANGSLERFVFEDNNKLDWDTNYQISLGIARGLEYLHRGCNTRILHFDIKPHNILLDADFVPKISDFGLAKICNKKESLISVLGLRGTIGYIAPEVFSRVFGGVSYKSDVYSYGMMVLEIVGGRKNVNVRVENSSEIYFPHWVYNRLELDEEFSLKRISNEEDRVKVRKMIIVSLWCIQTDPSCRPTMSKVIEMLEGSVDFLELPPKPFLSSPSKFTPADQSSSSTSPLSHSYTSFL